From Amycolatopsis sp. cg9, one genomic window encodes:
- a CDS encoding helix-turn-helix transcriptional regulator, protein MNAKSTEVRDFLVTRRAKITPEQAGLQHYGGNRRVPGLRREEVAMLAGVSADYYTRVEKGNLAGVSDSVLDAIAEALQLDEAERVYLFDLARAANAAGRPRTAAAQRRRVPQRVRPVVQQILDSMTTTAAFVRNGRLDILATNPLARALYSPVFDSPTRTSEAALPNLARFGFLDPAARDYFPDYDKSCHTSVAILRTEAGRDPHNRDLSDLVGELSTRSEDFRIRWAAHDVRLHRTGTKEFRHPIVGELTLDFEAMELSADAGLTLTAYAAPPDTSSAERLRLLASWAATESATR, encoded by the coding sequence GTGAACGCCAAGAGCACCGAGGTCCGCGACTTCCTCGTCACCCGCCGGGCCAAGATCACGCCCGAGCAGGCCGGACTGCAGCACTACGGCGGCAACCGCCGGGTGCCGGGCCTACGGCGCGAAGAGGTCGCGATGCTCGCCGGGGTGTCCGCCGACTACTACACGCGCGTCGAGAAGGGCAATCTCGCCGGCGTCTCCGACAGCGTCCTCGACGCGATCGCCGAAGCTCTCCAGCTCGACGAGGCCGAGCGGGTGTACCTGTTCGACCTCGCCCGCGCGGCCAACGCCGCCGGCCGGCCTCGAACCGCGGCCGCGCAGCGCCGGCGGGTGCCGCAGCGGGTCCGGCCGGTGGTGCAGCAGATCCTCGACAGCATGACCACGACGGCGGCGTTCGTCCGCAATGGACGGTTGGACATCCTGGCCACCAACCCGCTCGCCCGGGCGCTGTACTCGCCGGTGTTCGACAGCCCGACCCGCACCAGCGAAGCCGCGCTCCCGAACCTGGCCCGCTTCGGCTTCCTCGATCCCGCCGCGCGCGACTACTTCCCCGACTACGACAAGTCCTGCCACACCTCGGTGGCCATCCTGCGCACCGAAGCGGGGCGGGACCCGCACAACCGGGACCTGTCCGACCTCGTCGGCGAGCTGTCCACCCGCAGCGAGGACTTCCGCATCCGCTGGGCCGCCCACGACGTCCGGCTGCACCGGACCGGGACCAAGGAGTTTCGCCACCCGATCGTCGGCGAGCTCACGCTGGACTTCGAAGCGATGGAGCTGTCGGCCGACGCAGGGTTGACCCTCACCGCGTACGCCGCTCCGCCTGACACGTCGTCGGCGGAGCGGCTGCGGCTGCTGGCCAGCTGGGCGGCCACGGAATCGGCGACTCGTTAG
- a CDS encoding MFS transporter, with translation MTTHLNAGLRLDNLPIGKFHRRIAVLVGLGMFFDSFDNTLSAAVLASMLPTGFSTLELNSLFLSVTFAGLAIGAAFAGWLGDRVGRSFAFQFSLALFGILALLAALAPSMQVLIALRGVMSIGMGAEYVICYGMITEFIPRARRGRYLGLLGIFAGLGVSLSSLLGWVVIPAFTWRGMFVIGGVGALIAWWLRRGMPESPRWLESRGRYEEAEAVVRQIERESGISRHEADPAPAPQQQNEKAEWVPVTVLFSRPVVRRTLMALILTVTCLFGSYAVTGWMPTFFVKQGMTVSKSLGFNAAIMAGYVAGPLLCMFIVDRLGRRRSIVLFGTLSAIFAGLYPFMKAPALVIAVGFVLVATVASFLTLGLGTTPEFFPTAFRFRGGGFAQTVGRICLIFSPFIVLWLFNSYGVVGVILGVSGMYIVVTLLNVFAGVDTSREALAQIAPGSDEPDNDRRPRASTAP, from the coding sequence ATGACCACGCACCTCAACGCGGGCCTGCGGCTCGACAACCTCCCCATCGGCAAATTCCACCGGCGCATCGCCGTACTGGTCGGCCTGGGCATGTTCTTCGACTCCTTCGACAACACGCTCTCGGCCGCGGTGCTGGCCTCGATGCTGCCCACCGGCTTCTCGACGCTCGAACTGAACTCGCTCTTCCTGTCGGTCACGTTCGCCGGCCTGGCGATCGGAGCCGCCTTCGCCGGCTGGCTCGGCGACCGGGTCGGACGCAGCTTCGCCTTCCAGTTCAGCCTGGCGCTCTTCGGAATCCTCGCCCTGCTCGCCGCTCTGGCGCCGTCCATGCAGGTGCTCATCGCCCTGCGAGGTGTGATGAGCATCGGGATGGGCGCCGAGTACGTCATCTGCTACGGCATGATCACCGAGTTCATCCCCCGGGCCCGTCGCGGCCGGTACCTGGGCCTGCTCGGGATCTTCGCCGGACTCGGCGTCTCCCTGTCCTCGCTCCTGGGCTGGGTCGTCATCCCGGCGTTCACCTGGCGGGGGATGTTCGTCATCGGCGGCGTCGGCGCGCTGATCGCCTGGTGGCTGCGCCGGGGTATGCCGGAGTCGCCGCGGTGGCTGGAGTCGCGCGGGCGGTACGAGGAGGCCGAGGCCGTCGTCCGGCAGATCGAGCGGGAGTCCGGCATTTCGCGCCACGAGGCCGATCCGGCTCCGGCCCCGCAGCAGCAGAACGAGAAGGCCGAGTGGGTGCCGGTCACGGTGCTGTTCTCGCGCCCGGTCGTCCGCCGGACGCTGATGGCGCTGATCCTGACCGTCACGTGCCTGTTCGGCTCCTACGCCGTCACCGGCTGGATGCCCACGTTCTTCGTCAAGCAGGGCATGACCGTCTCGAAGTCCCTCGGCTTCAACGCGGCCATCATGGCCGGCTACGTCGCGGGGCCGCTGCTGTGCATGTTCATCGTCGACCGCCTCGGGCGGCGCCGCAGCATCGTGCTGTTCGGGACCCTTTCGGCGATCTTCGCCGGCCTCTACCCCTTCATGAAGGCGCCCGCACTGGTCATCGCCGTCGGCTTCGTCCTCGTCGCGACGGTCGCGTCGTTCCTGACGCTGGGCCTCGGCACCACACCGGAGTTCTTCCCGACCGCGTTCCGCTTCCGCGGCGGCGGCTTCGCCCAGACCGTCGGACGCATCTGCTTGATCTTCTCCCCCTTCATCGTCCTGTGGCTGTTCAACAGCTACGGCGTCGTCGGGGTGATCCTGGGCGTCTCGGGCATGTACATCGTCGTGACGCTGCTCAACGTGTTCGCCGGCGTCGACACGTCTCGCGAGGCGCTGGCGCAGATCGCCCCCGGCAGCGACGAGCCGGACAACGACCGCCGGCCACGCGCCTCGACCGCGCCCTAA
- a CDS encoding zinc-binding dehydrogenase has product MKAVLFLGEGKLEVRELPDPVPGPDEVVIRMKASGMCGSDLNHLHGPPRSGSQLVIEGHEPCGVVELVGEAVRPGEAKAGDRVMVHHYDGCRTCRYCRSGWTQYCPNARTVYGGLDGDGGHADFMKVPAHTLIALPDSLSFKTGAAISCGTGTAFGAIKRVGLSADETVAVFGQGPVGLSCTLLAKAFGARVIAVDVEPSRLEMARKFGADHVVDARDQDSVAAVRELTRNGEGADKSIECSANVTVRRQAVQALRRWGTACLVGVFGKIELDSEELIQLQKTVVGSLTFSKNLQEECALFVAERGLDVESLFTNEFRLDEAEHAYDLFDRRQIGKGVFVFD; this is encoded by the coding sequence GTGAAAGCTGTTCTCTTCCTGGGTGAAGGCAAGCTCGAAGTCCGTGAGCTGCCCGACCCGGTGCCCGGTCCGGATGAAGTGGTCATCCGGATGAAGGCCTCCGGCATGTGCGGGAGCGATCTCAACCACCTGCACGGCCCACCGCGCTCCGGATCCCAGCTGGTCATCGAAGGACACGAGCCCTGTGGCGTCGTCGAGCTCGTCGGCGAGGCCGTGCGGCCCGGCGAGGCCAAGGCCGGTGACCGGGTGATGGTCCACCACTACGACGGGTGCCGGACCTGCCGGTACTGCCGGTCGGGCTGGACCCAGTACTGCCCGAACGCGCGCACCGTGTACGGCGGGCTGGACGGCGACGGCGGGCACGCGGACTTCATGAAGGTGCCCGCGCACACCCTCATCGCCTTGCCCGACTCGCTGTCGTTCAAGACCGGCGCGGCGATCTCGTGCGGCACCGGGACGGCCTTCGGGGCGATCAAAAGGGTCGGGTTGTCCGCCGACGAGACCGTGGCGGTCTTCGGGCAGGGGCCTGTCGGCCTGAGCTGCACACTGCTGGCCAAGGCCTTCGGTGCCCGGGTGATCGCTGTCGATGTCGAGCCCTCGCGGCTGGAGATGGCGCGGAAGTTCGGTGCCGACCACGTCGTCGACGCCCGGGATCAGGATTCCGTCGCTGCCGTCCGGGAACTCACCCGCAACGGTGAAGGCGCCGACAAGTCCATCGAGTGCAGCGCGAACGTCACCGTGCGCCGTCAGGCCGTTCAGGCGCTCCGGCGCTGGGGAACGGCCTGCCTGGTCGGCGTCTTCGGCAAGATCGAACTGGACAGCGAAGAGCTCATCCAGCTGCAGAAGACCGTCGTCGGCTCGCTCACCTTCAGCAAGAACCTGCAGGAGGAGTGCGCCCTGTTCGTCGCCGAGCGGGGTCTGGACGTCGAATCGCTGTTCACCAACGAGTTTCGGCTCGACGAGGCCGAGCACGCCTATGACCTGTTCGACCGGCGCCAGATCGGCAAGGGCGTCTTCGTTTTCGACTGA
- a CDS encoding aldehyde dehydrogenase has translation MTTFQQNFALGEQAQGFLSREVHHHVIDGKRVPAASGRTLSTVNPSTGEVLAQLAAGDASDVDQAVHAARRAFSGPWRAWTPYERQALLTRVAQTLDERFEELIQIEATDMGAPVSRLRTTKPALMKMLSFFAAQAATISGETLMNGIPGSVATMTLKAPVGVIGGIIPWNGPLNSQFWIIGAVLASGCTTVLKPSEDASLSVLRVAEILLEVGVPDGVVNVVTGLGKEAGHALAAHPDVDRIAFTGSTQTGRSVIEASTVNIKKLQLELGGKSADIVCADADLDKAVPGAAMGVFANSGQICFAGTRVLVQRPVVDEFTARLLEFVKTLRVGHSLDTAATLGPVISQPQLDKVLSYVDVGRTEGADLLCGGRRLEGSGYFVEPSVFAGVTNEMRIAREEIFGPVLSILPFDDVDEAIAIANDSEYGLGGAVWSQNLSTALRVVHGVHTGTMWVNCYGYIDPLVGFGGTKMSGYGSKGSAAHMDTYLYTKSVYIQL, from the coding sequence GTGACCACTTTTCAGCAGAACTTCGCCCTGGGCGAGCAGGCCCAGGGGTTCTTGTCACGCGAGGTCCACCACCACGTCATCGACGGCAAGCGCGTTCCCGCCGCGTCGGGCCGGACGCTGAGCACGGTCAATCCCTCGACCGGTGAGGTCTTGGCGCAGCTCGCGGCGGGTGACGCGTCCGATGTGGATCAGGCGGTTCACGCCGCGCGCAGAGCATTCAGCGGTCCATGGCGTGCCTGGACGCCCTATGAGCGCCAGGCGCTGCTGACGCGCGTCGCCCAGACCCTCGACGAGCGGTTCGAGGAACTGATCCAGATCGAGGCCACGGACATGGGCGCCCCGGTCTCGAGGTTGCGCACCACCAAGCCCGCCTTGATGAAGATGCTGTCGTTCTTCGCCGCGCAGGCGGCCACCATCAGCGGTGAGACCCTGATGAACGGCATTCCCGGCAGCGTCGCCACGATGACGCTGAAGGCACCGGTCGGAGTCATCGGCGGGATCATTCCCTGGAACGGTCCGCTCAACAGCCAGTTCTGGATCATCGGCGCCGTGCTGGCCAGCGGGTGCACCACCGTGCTGAAACCGTCCGAGGACGCCTCGCTGTCGGTACTGCGGGTGGCCGAGATCCTGCTCGAAGTCGGTGTGCCGGACGGCGTGGTCAACGTCGTCACCGGCTTGGGCAAGGAGGCGGGCCACGCGCTGGCGGCCCACCCGGACGTCGACCGCATCGCGTTCACCGGCTCGACGCAGACCGGCCGCAGCGTCATCGAAGCGTCCACGGTGAACATCAAGAAGCTGCAGCTGGAACTCGGCGGCAAGTCCGCGGATATCGTGTGCGCGGACGCAGACCTGGACAAGGCGGTGCCGGGCGCCGCGATGGGCGTGTTCGCCAACTCCGGTCAGATCTGCTTCGCCGGCACCCGGGTGCTGGTCCAGCGTCCCGTCGTCGACGAGTTCACCGCACGGCTGCTCGAGTTCGTGAAGACCCTGCGAGTGGGGCACAGCCTGGACACCGCCGCGACGTTGGGTCCGGTGATTTCCCAGCCCCAGCTGGACAAGGTGCTGTCCTACGTCGACGTCGGCCGGACCGAGGGTGCCGACTTGCTCTGCGGCGGCCGGCGGCTCGAAGGTAGCGGCTACTTCGTGGAGCCGAGCGTTTTCGCCGGGGTGACCAACGAGATGCGGATCGCCCGCGAGGAGATCTTCGGCCCGGTGCTGTCGATCCTGCCGTTCGACGACGTGGACGAGGCCATCGCGATCGCCAACGACAGCGAGTACGGCCTCGGGGGAGCGGTGTGGTCGCAGAACCTGTCCACCGCGCTGCGGGTGGTCCACGGCGTGCACACCGGCACGATGTGGGTGAACTGCTACGGCTACATCGACCCGCTGGTCGGGTTCGGCGGGACGAAGATGAGCGGGTACGGCTCCAAGGGGAGTGCCGCGCACATGGACACCTACCTGTACACCAAGAGCGTCTACATTCAGCTGTGA
- a CDS encoding ketopantoate reductase family protein, with protein MKICVYGAGAVGGHIAGRLASRDAEVSLVARGEQLAAIRRHGLRVQTREGELVSHPVATDRPAELEPQDIVIVAVKAPALPAIAEQVGSLLRPDGLALFVMNGIPWWYFHSHGGPLGGTHLRRLDPERALENHVGPDRAVGAVAYTACSVPAPGLIRAENPRNRLVIGRPDGRPDEKLDALATLLNPSGLEATVTPKIRDAIWAKLLMNLVGGSLAVLTGSPMKDVLDKPAIAGTAKAMADEGAAIARALGCDPGDPEEGLSKLAKSGHLQSIAQDLRASRPMEIDAMLRVPLDLAALAQVPTPNLELVIELATQRARAAGQYYDTGS; from the coding sequence ATGAAGATTTGCGTGTACGGCGCGGGAGCTGTGGGCGGGCACATCGCCGGGCGCCTGGCCTCCCGTGACGCCGAGGTCTCGCTGGTCGCCCGTGGCGAGCAGCTGGCCGCGATCCGCCGGCACGGGCTGCGGGTGCAGACCCGTGAGGGCGAGCTGGTCTCCCACCCGGTCGCCACCGACCGGCCGGCCGAGCTGGAGCCGCAGGACATCGTCATCGTGGCGGTCAAAGCCCCGGCCCTTCCGGCCATCGCCGAGCAGGTCGGTTCCCTGCTGCGGCCGGACGGCTTGGCGCTGTTCGTCATGAACGGCATCCCCTGGTGGTACTTCCACTCCCACGGCGGTCCCCTGGGCGGCACCCACCTCCGACGGCTCGATCCGGAACGCGCACTGGAGAACCACGTCGGCCCCGACCGGGCCGTGGGCGCTGTGGCCTACACCGCCTGCAGCGTGCCCGCACCAGGCCTGATCCGCGCCGAGAACCCCCGCAACCGCCTGGTCATCGGCCGCCCCGACGGCCGGCCCGACGAAAAGCTCGACGCACTGGCGACGCTGCTCAACCCCAGCGGGCTGGAAGCCACCGTCACGCCGAAGATCCGCGACGCGATCTGGGCCAAGCTGCTGATGAACCTCGTCGGCGGCTCCCTCGCCGTCCTGACGGGCTCGCCGATGAAGGACGTCCTCGACAAGCCCGCCATCGCCGGTACCGCCAAGGCGATGGCGGACGAGGGCGCCGCCATCGCGCGTGCCCTGGGCTGCGATCCGGGGGATCCCGAAGAAGGGCTTAGCAAGCTGGCGAAGTCCGGCCATCTCCAGAGCATCGCGCAGGACCTGCGCGCGAGCCGGCCGATGGAGATCGACGCGATGCTTCGCGTCCCGCTCGATTTGGCCGCGCTGGCGCAGGTCCCGACACCCAACCTCGAGCTGGTGATCGAGTTGGCGACCCAGCGAGCCCGTGCCGCGGGTCAGTATTACGACACCGGCAGCTGA
- a CDS encoding HpcH/HpaI aldolase/citrate lyase family protein — MTSEPLLRNPLKEKLSRGEPVFSMTVRLVRTVDIAAIAHAAGFDSVYIDLEHSSFPLEAAGQICMACTHLGVTPLVRVPGLDPFLIARVMDAGAMGIVVPGVQSADQAHAAVSAVKHAPWGERSFAGSAPQLHYRSLPSDQTIRALDETSMVVAMVESRAGLDATEAIAAVDGVDIVLVGASDLSGELGFAGQVDHPEVHKAFLHVIDACRAHGKTVGIGGMGGRPDLIRQYLDLGAGYVSTGNDISFLSAAAAQKRRQFDGGLA; from the coding sequence ATGACCAGCGAACCCCTGTTGCGCAATCCCTTGAAGGAAAAGCTCTCCCGGGGCGAACCGGTGTTCTCGATGACCGTCCGCCTGGTGCGGACAGTCGACATCGCCGCGATCGCCCACGCCGCGGGCTTCGACTCCGTCTACATCGACCTGGAGCACAGCAGCTTTCCGCTGGAAGCCGCGGGCCAGATCTGCATGGCCTGCACCCACCTGGGCGTCACCCCCCTGGTCCGCGTCCCCGGCTTGGACCCGTTCCTCATCGCCCGGGTCATGGACGCCGGCGCCATGGGGATCGTCGTGCCGGGCGTGCAGTCCGCCGACCAGGCGCACGCGGCGGTGAGTGCCGTGAAGCACGCGCCGTGGGGCGAACGCTCCTTCGCGGGATCGGCGCCGCAGCTGCACTACCGATCACTGCCCAGCGACCAGACCATCCGCGCGCTCGACGAGACCTCCATGGTCGTGGCGATGGTCGAATCCCGCGCCGGCCTGGACGCGACGGAGGCCATCGCCGCGGTGGACGGCGTGGACATCGTCCTCGTGGGCGCGAGCGACCTCAGCGGCGAGCTGGGTTTCGCCGGGCAGGTGGACCACCCGGAGGTGCACAAGGCGTTCCTGCACGTCATCGACGCCTGCCGAGCGCACGGCAAGACGGTGGGCATCGGCGGGATGGGCGGGCGGCCGGACCTCATCCGGCAGTACCTGGACCTCGGCGCCGGCTACGTCTCCACCGGCAACGACATCTCGTTCCTCAGCGCCGCCGCGGCGCAGAAGCGCCGGCAGTTCGACGGAGGACTCGCATGA
- a CDS encoding aldehyde dehydrogenase family protein, with amino-acid sequence MRQYPHLYIDGRWTEPLEPREAELIDPTREEVFARVALGSAADADRAVAAARKAFETFSVSSAADRIALIDRIIDVYESHADEFSELIAREVGIPVGNRAQVTGPAQHMRVARDILRDYPFETRMGSAVVRREPIGVCALISPWNWPIQTGVIKLIYGLAAGCTLVAKPSLNSAASGALMAQVLHEAEVPPGVFNLVNGTGREVGDALSRHRDVDMISFTGSTAAGKLVGAAAAGTVKRVCLELGGKSANIVLPDADLERAARWNIQRCFFNAGQSCHAPSRMLVHESQVEQVVPFLVDEVRRFRLGDPLDSATTMGPVVSAAQFKSIGDLVQSGLDDGAHLVTGGTERPEGLDRGYFVRPTVFTGVTPDMRIAREEVFGPVLAVLPYRDEDDALRIANDSPYGLGGYVFGDDPAKARRVVNGLRAGRVSYNGAATDSYAPMGGYKESGIGRSMGRFGFEEYLEVKSVYGFENEARA; translated from the coding sequence ATGCGGCAGTACCCGCACCTCTACATCGACGGCCGGTGGACCGAACCGCTCGAGCCGCGCGAAGCAGAGCTCATCGACCCCACCCGCGAAGAGGTCTTCGCCCGGGTGGCTCTGGGCAGCGCCGCGGACGCGGATCGCGCGGTCGCCGCGGCACGCAAGGCGTTCGAAACCTTCTCCGTGTCCTCGGCCGCCGACCGGATCGCACTGATCGACCGCATCATCGACGTGTACGAGTCGCACGCCGACGAGTTCTCGGAGCTGATCGCGCGCGAGGTCGGCATTCCCGTCGGCAACCGCGCCCAGGTCACCGGCCCGGCCCAGCACATGCGGGTGGCCCGCGACATCCTGCGCGACTACCCCTTCGAAACGCGGATGGGCAGCGCCGTCGTCCGGCGCGAGCCGATCGGCGTCTGCGCGCTGATCTCGCCGTGGAACTGGCCGATCCAGACCGGCGTGATCAAGCTGATCTACGGCCTGGCCGCCGGGTGCACCTTGGTCGCCAAGCCCAGCCTCAATTCCGCCGCGAGCGGCGCGCTCATGGCCCAGGTGCTGCACGAAGCCGAAGTGCCGCCGGGCGTGTTCAACCTGGTGAACGGAACCGGCCGTGAAGTCGGCGACGCGCTCTCCCGCCACCGGGACGTCGACATGATCTCCTTCACCGGATCCACCGCCGCCGGCAAGCTGGTCGGAGCCGCCGCGGCCGGCACGGTGAAGCGGGTGTGCCTCGAGCTGGGCGGGAAGTCGGCCAACATCGTGCTGCCCGACGCCGACCTCGAGCGGGCCGCGCGCTGGAACATCCAGCGCTGCTTCTTCAACGCCGGCCAGTCCTGTCACGCTCCCAGCCGGATGCTGGTGCACGAAAGCCAGGTCGAGCAGGTGGTGCCCTTCCTCGTCGACGAAGTTCGGCGCTTCCGCCTCGGCGACCCGCTGGACAGCGCGACGACCATGGGGCCGGTCGTCAGCGCCGCCCAGTTCAAGTCGATCGGCGATCTCGTCCAGAGCGGCCTCGACGACGGCGCCCACCTCGTCACCGGGGGCACCGAGCGCCCGGAGGGTCTGGACCGGGGCTACTTCGTGCGGCCCACGGTGTTCACCGGGGTAACCCCCGACATGCGGATCGCCCGCGAGGAGGTCTTCGGTCCCGTCCTGGCCGTCCTGCCCTACCGCGACGAGGACGACGCCCTGCGTATCGCCAACGATTCGCCGTACGGGCTCGGTGGCTACGTTTTCGGTGATGATCCGGCGAAGGCCCGCCGTGTCGTGAACGGGCTGCGGGCCGGACGCGTGAGCTACAACGGCGCGGCCACCGATTCGTACGCCCCCATGGGCGGGTACAAGGAGTCCGGCATCGGCCGCTCGATGGGCAGGTTCGGGTTCGAAGAATATCTCGAAGTCAAGTCCGTGTACGGGTTCGAAAACGAGGCACGAGCATGA
- a CDS encoding SDR family NAD(P)-dependent oxidoreductase, producing the protein MTTTPLTHTPQDSGVPASARDFSVEGRVVVVTGAGQGIGRELARQFAAAGAISVVADLDLAKAEAVVKEIHDAGGNGLAVRVDVADESSVAAMVDTIIEDRGRIDVLVNNASIFATIEKGPFDQIPLEQWEKVLKVNVTGSFLCVRAVAPHMRSAGFGRIVNISSDSVTRGTVNYLHYVTSKSAVIGMTNSLARELGPHGITVNCVRPGMVATEVERTVNPTVEVRARAASQQCIPRGMVPTDLVGVLFFLATPASAFITGQTIACDGGYTHSS; encoded by the coding sequence ATGACGACGACGCCTCTCACTCACACCCCTCAGGACTCCGGTGTGCCGGCCTCGGCACGGGACTTCAGCGTCGAGGGGCGGGTAGTCGTCGTCACCGGCGCCGGGCAAGGCATCGGCCGCGAGCTGGCGCGCCAGTTCGCCGCAGCCGGCGCCATCTCCGTGGTGGCCGATCTCGACCTCGCCAAAGCGGAGGCGGTGGTCAAGGAGATCCACGACGCCGGCGGGAACGGACTGGCCGTCCGGGTGGACGTGGCCGACGAATCCTCCGTCGCCGCGATGGTCGACACGATCATCGAAGACCGCGGCCGAATCGACGTGCTGGTCAACAACGCGTCGATCTTCGCGACCATCGAAAAGGGACCGTTCGACCAGATTCCCCTGGAGCAGTGGGAAAAGGTGCTGAAGGTCAACGTCACCGGGAGCTTCCTGTGCGTCCGGGCGGTGGCTCCGCACATGCGTTCGGCGGGCTTCGGCCGCATCGTCAACATCTCCTCCGACTCGGTGACCCGCGGCACGGTCAACTACCTGCACTACGTCACCTCCAAGTCGGCCGTCATCGGCATGACCAACTCCCTGGCGCGCGAGCTGGGTCCCCACGGGATCACGGTCAACTGCGTGCGGCCGGGCATGGTCGCCACTGAGGTCGAGCGCACCGTCAACCCGACCGTCGAGGTCCGGGCGCGCGCGGCGTCGCAGCAGTGCATCCCGCGCGGCATGGTGCCGACCGATCTGGTCGGCGTCCTGTTCTTCCTGGCCACGCCGGCGTCCGCGTTCATCACCGGCCAGACGATCGCCTGCGACGGCGGCTACACCCACAGCAGCTGA